From Pseudanabaena sp. FACHB-2040:
ACTGGAGCAATGCGCTGGTCATTATCGACGAATGCGAGCAGGTTGTTTGGCACCTGCTGAGCGCCACCACAGAGGTCAAAAATCGCCGGGTCGAAGTGCTCAAGCAGCTGCAGACCTTGCTCAACGGCGTGCTGGCCAGCGACAGGGGCCGCATTGTTCTCTCCGATGCCGACCTGTCAGATCTGAGCCTCGATTTTGTTCATTCCCTGCTCAACAACCGGCTCAAGTTTGAGTCCTTTGTGGTGGCCAACCGCTACCAGCCGCAGGAGCCTTGGGAGGTAACGCTCTACCGCCAGAGCAAGCCCGCCCAATGGATGGCAGCACTGCTGGAGCACATCGGCGACGGGGGCAAGCCCTTCGTAGTTACGCAGTCGCAAAAAACGAAATCCAAGTGGAGCACCACCACGCTGGAGAAGCTGCTCAATGAGCGATACCCAGAGCTGCGGGTGCTGCGCATTGATAGCCAAAGCGTGGCCGACCCCAGCCACCCAGCCTACCTCTGCACCTCCAACCTCAATGAGGTACTGCTGGGGTATGACGCGGTGATAGCCTCTCCCACCATCGAAACCGGGGTGAGCATCGACATCAGAGGCCACTTCACCAGCGTCTGGGGCTGTATGCAGGGTGTGCTGCCTGAGAACTCTGCCAGGCAGTCACTGGCCCGGGTGCGAGAGCCGGTGCCCAGGCACATCTGGTGCAGCCCTTTTGGGGTAGGCCGAGTTGGCAACGGCGGCACATCTGTGCGCTCAATCCTGGCCGCAGAGTACAAGCTCGCTAAGCGCAGCGCCCAGGTGCTCAGCTACGCAGCCCTGGGAGATGACATGATCTCGGCCTTTGGCTCGGTGCTGCGAATTTGGGCAGCAATGGCCTGCCGCATCAATGCGGGAGCAGTTCGCTATCGGGACTCGGTACTCTACGGCCTGCAGCAAGAGGGGCACACCGTTACGGAGGACGACCAGGTGCGGCCCATTGTGGGGTTAAACGTTGACCTGGAAAAAATTAAGCGGGAGCAGTTCGCCAAGGAATGCGAAGCCACTTCAGCTGAGGAGGAGATTCACACCGAGCGCGAGTATGAGGAGCTGAAGGGCAAAAAGGCCAAAACCAAATCCGAGTGGTATAAGCAGCGGAAATACGAAATTCAGCAGCGCTACGGGCAGGAGGTGACCCCCGAGCTGGTGGCAAAAGATGCTGACGGTTGGTATCCCCAGCTCAGGCTTTTCTACTACCTCACCCTCGGCAATAGCTTTCTGGCAGAGCGCGATCGGGGAGCTTTTGACACCCAGCTGAAATCTGGTGCTGCCTGGCTACCCACCCTCAACCGCTCGCAACTAAGCCTGCGGGTGAAGGCCCTCGACTACCTGGGCATCAAAAAGCTTTTCAACACCCAGGAGTGCTTTAACGGTGGCACCAGGGCCGATGAGGCCGAGATTGAGGCGGGCGATCGCACTCACTACGATGATGCACACCCCCTCCTCTTGGAGGTCGCCGAGGCGGCCCGCAAATTCAGCTGGGAGATCAGGGCCATTTTGGGCATCACCACTAGTGAGAAAATGTCGCCAATACAGATCTGCCAGGCTCTTTTGGGCAAGGTAGGCATAAAGCTTGAGTGTGTTTGCCAAGAGGGTCCGCGTGGAGCCAGGCAGCGCATTTACAGGTTTAGACAGCCGCAGGACGGAAGGGCTGAAGTCCTTGAAGGCTGGTATCTGCGAGACGTTTCAGCTCATGACGCCGGGGGAGCGGTGCACACCCCTGGTAATAAAGAGATTTACTCTGGGGAGGCCGCATGATGACGCAGCTTCCCGCCTGGGTCAAACCCGGCGCGATCGCATTCGACCGCAGCACCTTCACCTGCTTCACCGTCTGCCGGGTTCGCCAGGCGAAAGGCAATGGCCCGCTCTACCTGATGCACAAGCACGAAGGCGATCTAGGGGCTGGCCACCGGCTGGAGGATTGCAAGCTGGCAGAGCTAGGCGACCTGCTGAACTGCCGCCGGTACATCTTCGAGGACCTGGCCTTGGCGCTGACCCTGAAAGGCAGCGAAATCGTGCTGACGCGGTCCCAGAGCAGTGCCATCGTGGCTCTACCAGAGGAGCAGATCGACTTTGCCGCTTCAGTTCAGAGCTTTGCCAACTTCTTCAGCGGCGTGATTGTGGCTGAGGAGGTGGAAGCGTGATTGAGCAGCTCAGCCTACTAAGCCTCACCCCCGAGCCCGAATCTGAGCCAGCCCCTGCTCCTGAAATCCCACTCTGCCACTGCTGCGCGGTTCCTGGCTGCGACAGCCTGATCAGCGAAATCCTGCTGATGTGCAGCCGCCACTGGGGGCAAATTCCGAGGGAGTTGCAGGCGATCTACTGGGCGCACTACCAAGCCCCTGACTCCCCCGAGTGCATCGCAGCTACTGCGGCAGCGGTGGCTGCCGTTAGTCCCCCGGTTCTAGAGCCGTCCCGTAATCAGATCCGCTTCCTAATCGGCGATCGCGTCTGCATCACCGAGCCAATTCAGGGTCGCTCCAGGCCAAACCCAGAGGACAAGAAAAAACCCATCCCTGTTTGGTTCACCCCATGGGAGGGCCGTGTTGGTACCTACTGCGGCCTCAACAGAGCGGGCTTGGCGCTGGTCGATTTTGGCGTGGGGCTTTACCCCGTTTCACTCAAATCACTTTCATTTGCGGAGATGACCTGATGTCGCTCGACAAACTACTGATAAACCAAAAGCTCACAGACATCACGATAGGTCAGTTGGCCCAGCTGCTGAAGGAGTCGGGAGCTGGGCGCATGTCACTCTCCCAGGACTACATAAGCGGCAAAAGGCACTGGGTGCTGGTGATGGCCCACAACGACAGCGCTGATCGGCTTAGTCAGTGCATCAAGCAGCTTGATGCAGAGGACTTAGCGGCAGAGGTGGAAGAGAGCTAATGCCAATGCAGCGTGAGCTTTATCCGCCGAATTGGGATGCGATCGCACTGGCCAAAAAAGAGTCTGTGGGTTGGCACTGCGAGAACTGTGATCGCCCCTGCCGCATCAGCGGTGAGTCCCTCTACGACTTCATCCTCCGCATTGAGGGCGAGCCCCATCCTGACTTGGATTGGGTCAATCAGGCCGCTATCTCAACCATCTGCGAGAAGCCGCAGCGCTGGACGCTCACCGTGGCTCACCTGAACCAAGAGCCCAGCGATTGCTCTGATGCAAACCTCAAGGCCCTCTGTGCCCCCTGCCACCTGGAGCACGACCGGCCCTTCCGCTTAGCCAACAGGGCCAGAAAGTTGGAGCGCCAAGGCCAACTCAACCTGCTCCGGCCACCGGCGATCGCACCCATCGCAGCAGACCTAGGCAGAGACCCAACCCGTATCCAGCCGACCCTTTGGAGTTAGGCACATGGCAACCCGACCCCGACAGCAATTCGCCCCAGGGCAACTGGTCAGGGTTGCCCATCCCCTTCCCGCAAACAGAGACCTGAAAAACGAAGTTTTGGAGATAGTCGAGATGGTAGGAAAGAGCGCAGTTGTATCGAAGGACTCAAAGCGCCGTGTCGTCGGCACTGAGCAGTTAGAGACGGTTGAGCGGCCTATCCCTGCTGAGCCTACGGTTGAAAGCTCACGGCCAGAACCAGAGGCCCCAGAGCGGAAGTTCCAGCTTGGCGACCAGCTCAAGCAAGACCTCAACACCGAGGGCACTGGCAGCTTGCCTTCCCTCATTAGCTACGGCGTCCTAGTAGACTACTGCCCAATGCCCAACGCGGGACCAAAGCTTCTACCGTTCCTGCGCTGGGAGAACGGCACTCAGGGCTGGGCCTCAGAGGATCAGCTAGAGCCAGCTGATCGGCCCGTAGTGGTTCCAAAGTTCTGCGCTGGAGATCGCGTACAAACTGACTACAGCAAGCATGATCAAGCCTCACCACCCCCTGGCCTAAATGGCGTAGCGGATAGGCAGCGAG
This genomic window contains:
- a CDS encoding plasmid replication protein, CyRepA1 family; the protein is MVSIDTPPAPSHIAPKHWQEWVTGSQVSPHIAALNLSEYSGQAVIEMLADKPLSKLGPHSKIYVTAGMRRILQRYEGPSQGGWGLFGLDPLNDWQQSSWFRFKPDTPHFDSERQRPVKYESPAGEPTRATFLRVSYADSVLTAERIKDSYETAYCAFRSRLYDKLQQAAKAKGQQLQSSQEPATGSDDDRPAQIFEGDAWFAAARGQFKKAHQILSQAREPIEDEGFWPWVDRFVLPVAIVEGEKKAGAMLSLGIPAIAIPGIRNAVRTRDKEGNRLLEPYLIPELKHFATENREVTVCFDYETRQEQRLELDLEIEKIKVQFSRAKCQVKVLELPGPQKGVDDFIVAHGWEAFAALYDGAPSFELWTVIRYSRLTYKTDLELNQRYLGDIPIPPTAKLIAISSPKGTGKTESFRSLVEEASARGQRTLLITHRVQLGQAICDRVYLPYVTELRSSEEGSLLGYGVCIDSLHPESQARFNAEDWSNALVIIDECEQVVWHLLSATTEVKNRRVEVLKQLQTLLNGVLASDRGRIVLSDADLSDLSLDFVHSLLNNRLKFESFVVANRYQPQEPWEVTLYRQSKPAQWMAALLEHIGDGGKPFVVTQSQKTKSKWSTTTLEKLLNERYPELRVLRIDSQSVADPSHPAYLCTSNLNEVLLGYDAVIASPTIETGVSIDIRGHFTSVWGCMQGVLPENSARQSLARVREPVPRHIWCSPFGVGRVGNGGTSVRSILAAEYKLAKRSAQVLSYAALGDDMISAFGSVLRIWAAMACRINAGAVRYRDSVLYGLQQEGHTVTEDDQVRPIVGLNVDLEKIKREQFAKECEATSAEEEIHTEREYEELKGKKAKTKSEWYKQRKYEIQQRYGQEVTPELVAKDADGWYPQLRLFYYLTLGNSFLAERDRGAFDTQLKSGAAWLPTLNRSQLSLRVKALDYLGIKKLFNTQECFNGGTRADEAEIEAGDRTHYDDAHPLLLEVAEAARKFSWEIRAILGITTSEKMSPIQICQALLGKVGIKLECVCQEGPRGARQRIYRFRQPQDGRAEVLEGWYLRDVSAHDAGGAVHTPGNKEIYSGEAA